TTGTGCTCAATTCTCCCCCTGCTGGACGAATGCATATAAACCAGCATTGTTTCCAAAAACATGGCtttaattattgcaaaaaaaaaaaaaaaaaagcaaagtatTTTCCCCTCATTTTTCTAGAAGATTTTACATACCGCCTTTCTTCTCGGGTTTTGATGGCAGACATCATGGCCACGAAGGATTTTGATTGTTTACAGTGGTGACCTAGTTGCCGTTTACCTTTCATGCCTAGGGCCTGACAGTCATAAGTCACGACAGCAGGCATGTCTCCAGCCATTGTTACCCGACGCTGGTTCTGATGGGTGTGGATCTCTGTGTTGTTTTGCTCTGCAGATGGGTGGTGCTTCCTCTTACAACACTCAGTTCCTGTCACACTCTGGACCCCGTGGCCCACCCGGCATGGCCCCCTCCGGAATGGTCGGCTCCAGACCTCCTTCCATGGGTCCCATGTACCCACAGCAGGGTCAGAGGTTGCCCCAGCATCACGTCTACCCAGGAGGCCAGCAGGGTCCTCCACGCCACCAGCAGGGCCTGAAACGCCCCTATAACTCGGACGTGAGTGGAGACTCATGTTCACCAACTTGAGCATTCAGATGTCAAAGTAGATGCAGTTTAGGCAATATATATGACAATCAGACATGTTCCTGACACAAAGGCCATGAGGTATCACAGATAATGCCATAATGCGTTATTATCAGCTTAGGAGAAGTCATCCGAGATGttgcatgtaatttattccatatTATAAAATGTTCGTTAAAAATACCTCATTGTGgttaaattacttttattgtataatatagtttaatattatataataaactgCTAATGAAGAAAATTTTATAACTGGAAGTTTTTGATCACATCTTTAGGTTAGCATCATAACCAAAGCAATATTTTACCAAAATTAATTGTGCGTCAGGACTTTTTAAAGGGTTTTGGCAAGGGTTTGTGATTTTTGCAGCTCACTAGATTTTTGAACAAATGCACTGTTATAGTATTAATATATTGGattggtttatatttatatatttttggtttgcattttaattttagtttaggtttcaataaatatatgtgctttgtcaatttgactttatttttatttttcagttttagtatttcaactgaacatttaatttcagttatttggCAAAGCAATGTTAAGTGTTTTTTCCTCTAAGTTTTTCAtcttgtttaacaaaaaatatgtataatatttttcgCTTTAGTTAAGAATAACACTACATTAGTGTGGTTCCTCAATATGGTGGCAGACATGCTGAGATCACATAACTAGTTGAGTAAATTtagattttggaacagagctaaaaaaaaatatatacatatatatttctgttATGGTTAAAAACTAGATGTTGACTCTTCAAAACAACTGTCTTTAACAAAAATGATTAAGACAAAAATATTAGCTTAGTGCTGACATttggttctgttctgttctttcaGGGATTTCCGGGTCAGCAGTACGGTCCCGGGATGGGAGCTGGAGGCCCGTACCCAGGCCAGCCCATGCAGTACCACGGCCCAGGTCCACAGCGGTCCGCTCCGTCGCCATCTTACCCAACCCACCGAATGCCCCTCCAGCAACCCAATATGGGCCAGTATCCTGCAGGACCAGGAAACCCCAACCAGTACTACAAGGTACAAAGATCATCGCTGTTATTGCTCACACTTGCAGTTAGGATTTGGAAAAAACCCAGAGTATTTTAGTACTTCTTTGGCATGCTGCGGATGTGTGACACCTCAAATCAAGTTGCTTGTAAAGACTTGAGCCTTCTTAGTAACCAAATTTAGGTACTTTCTAAAACTTGcagtcatattttatttatagtcatATTTTTCAGTTTGAAAGCAGCATCGTGTTTCCCAAACAACAGTTTCCTTTTCTCCATATTAGTGATAAACAAACTGCCGTTTTTTTAGAGAAGAACACCAGCATTTGATACTAACAAATACAGCAGTGTACTTTAAAGAGGCATCTAGTCATGAAAGGATTTTTTGGAAGTACCAGTGAAACACGAACCAACCTGGGTCGATTAGTATTGGGTATTGAGTATTGAATTGGGTATTGAATTACAGTGGTAGATTATAATTATTGTCATCTCACTGTAGTGTGCACTAAATGAGTGCATGCTTAGGCTCTGTTACAAAACCTAATTTCTCAAGTATGTATCTCTGTGGAGGAAGCAGTACCAGAATGCAATGCGCTGAGCTCCCTATGATTATGCTTAACCAAGGTTTATTTGCTCTGGTTTAGACCTGATGTTgaaagatttgtgttttttttagcaaGCGGACCAGTTTAACGGACAGGGCAACAGCCACAACAGTCTGCCCTCAGGAGTGACGGGGGCCGGGTACAGCACCTTCAGCCAGGCCGCCGTCAATGGGGTTGGTGTCTTCtcttgcatgcatgtgtgtgtttggtgaaACGTGTGTTGGTTGGAGCTGCCTGTTAATATTTCACCATTTCGTGTGAGTGCATTGATCTGACTTTAGCAGCCAGGGTCCAAACTCCACACagctgaatgtgtttttgcaCAGTATCTGTTATGAAAATCTAACTGTAAAGATAATCTGGCCACAGATTGTAATGGCTGCACACACGTCTGGTCTTTCACAGCCTGGACGTGCGATGCCAGGATACCCCAGCTCTCCTCTCCCAGGAAACCCCACTCCTCCCATGACCCCTGGCAGTTCGATGCCCCCATATATGTCACCCGGCCAAGATGTCAAGTCGCCCTTCCTCCATGACATCAAGCCCAACATTAACTCTCTGCAGCCACCTACAGGTAACACTCGACACTGCAGCCAAGCGAACACCCCCTTATCTCTGGAATGTTTATAATTCTCTTTGatgtaaatggaaataaaaatattttgctgtCATATAAAATGCTTATCACATGTAAAAAGTTGGCGTTAAAATCAAATTCAAGCATTTCATTCAAGCTTTATTGATGGGTTTATCTGCATATGATGTTCCAGAGAAAACAAATTGTTAGACTTCagaatattttatgaaaatataggAATTTGCTTAACAATTTTAACCACATCATATAAAGACCACAATTTCCAATAGATTCCTGATGGATTCAAAATTgcatgtactttttatttttatttttatcaaatgctcttttagtgagaaattgcacaaaaaaaaaggttaaaataatgCTCACTCACATAAGATGAAAACTTCATATGAATCTTCGTATAAAGCTGCTTTTTTCACATAAGGGAGCTGTTttcttagtattatttatataacactagtatttatcaatattttaattagcttttttttcattatagtttACTTTTAGTAATCTTGAAAAGTACTTTTgtcgtttttttattattcttttctattaggctttaatttcttttcattgcagtgttattttaagtcattttagtaCTACTTCATTCAACGTTATTTAACtcataacaaaatacaaatattagatgaaaatccATTTCAGCTTTCAGTTTTAGGTAATTATAACAACACTGTTTAGGGTAAAGGCCGGGGTAGGGTAGTTTGCGTTTGACACTGTTAACAAGACGATAAGTCTCAACTAAAACCCAAtatggctgctaaaaaaaacttatactcAATACTTAtaagatgactttgtttcttgccAAATGAGATATGAATGAAAGCCATGTGGCACCTCAGTAACTGAAACTCTGCTCTTCTGTCTGCAGGAAACCCCAGTGATGACCTGCGTCTGACCTTCCCTGTACGGGACGGGGTGGTGTTGGAGCCGTTTAGATTGGAGCACAACCTGGCTGTGAGCAACCACGTCTTCCAGCTGCGAGACTCCGTGTATAAGACCCTTATGATGAGGTCAGACATTTTCATCCCTTCCAGCATCTCCGGGATTATTTGTGTTTATGAATGTGTCAGTATTGTCATATTTAACGTCATCTTATCTATCATGGGTTTTCTAGGCCTGACCTGGAGCTGCAGTTTAAGTGCTATCACCACGAAGACCGGCAGATGAACACCAACTGGCCGGCGTCGGTACAGGTGAGCGTCAACGCCACGCCTCTCACCATCGAGCGCGGGGACAACAAGACTTCCCACAAACCCCTTTACCTGAAGCATGTGTGTCAGCCGGGACGCAACACCATCCAGATAACGGTCACGGCCTGCTGCTGTGTGAGTACAGAGACTTGCAATGCTCATTTACTTCAGAATATGTCTACTTAATTAGAAACATCCTGACAAATAAGAGTTTAATATGGGCCAGCGTTCATTTcctgtttcttttttctctcgCAGTCTCATCTTTTCGTGCTACAGCTGGTTCACAGGCCATCTGTGCGCTCAGTGCTTCAGGGTCTGATGAAGAAGAGGCTCCTGCCAGCGGACCACTGTGTCGCTAAaagtgagtgaaaaaaaaaatgctgtttttttgcatttattcatcaaagaatcctgaaaaaaaaggatCACGGGTTTTTCCAccaaattattaagcagcacaactgttttcaacatggataataatcagaaatgtttcttgagcggcaaatcagcatattaacatGATacctgaaagatcatgtgatactaaagactggattaatgatgctgaaaattcagctttgcatcacaggaataaattacatttttaaatatagtcACGTAgcacacagttattttaaattgtgaaaatagttcacagtttttctgtatttttgaccagATAAAAGCCGAAAAACTCAAAACCATGACAATTCATCCTCTTTTCTTCTGCCACAGTTAAGAGGAACTTCAGTAGCGGGACCATCCCAGGAACTCCCGGCCTTAACGGCGAGGATGGTGTGGAACAGACAGCCATCAAGGTGTCGCTCAAGTGTCCGATCACCTTCCGACGCATCCAGCTTCCTGCCAGGGGCCACGACTGCAGACATATACAGGTGACGAGACCTGCAAGCTTACATTCGAATCACATGACATTGTACAGTAAATTTCTCTGATGATTAACATCTTTGTTGGTCTACAGTGCTTCGATCTGGAATCATACCTGCAGCTCAACTGTGAGAGAGGAACTTGGCGTTGTCCTGTGTGCAAGTAAGAGTCATCTTCTCATTTTACTCTTCATCTCCATggcctttttgttgttt
Above is a window of Carassius auratus strain Wakin chromosome 35, ASM336829v1, whole genome shotgun sequence DNA encoding:
- the LOC113054699 gene encoding zinc finger MIZ domain-containing protein 2-like isoform X2 → MNPINSMKPALPPTPHSDASYPYDPVPWQQGPSQPAGSLSVVTTVWGVTNPSPSQVFGAPMGPGGNSAGGHMMPGNSPGMNSPQFMSQQGYPEPNKGFMQQSMYGRPSGGYATGPGYGGSYPNNGGGSLGMPPHGVRPPTDFTQAAAAAAVAAAAATATATATATVAAIQEKQNQELNYGPMGGASSYNTQFLSHSGPRGPPGMAPSGMVGSRPPSMGPMYPQQGQRLPQHHVYPGGQQGPPRHQQGLKRPYNSDGFPGQQYGPGMGAGGPYPGQPMQYHGPGPQRSAPSPSYPTHRMPLQQPNMGQYPAGPGNPNQYYKQADQFNGQGNSHNSLPSGVTGAGYSTFSQAAVNGPGRAMPGYPSSPLPGNPTPPMTPGSSMPPYMSPGQDVKSPFLHDIKPNINSLQPPTGNPSDDLRLTFPVRDGVVLEPFRLEHNLAVSNHVFQLRDSVYKTLMMRPDLELQFKCYHHEDRQMNTNWPASVQVSVNATPLTIERGDNKTSHKPLYLKHVCQPGRNTIQITVTACCCSHLFVLQLVHRPSVRSVLQGLMKKRLLPADHCVAKIKRNFSSGTIPGTPGLNGEDGVEQTAIKVSLKCPITFRRIQLPARGHDCRHIQCFDLESYLQLNCERGTWRCPVCNKTALLEGLEVDQYMLGILIYIQNSDYEEITIDPVCSWKPVPVKPDLHIKEDPDGPALKRCRTLSPSHIILPNVMEMIAALGPASSPYQSMPQGGSSSTPDYPSQGGSGYSNQPGFSDFPNAPGTPTLGEFASGPPPLSYQSDLPSGLLTPEKPVGHPMSGQMPHSGRMEPSHNPLQQQQQQQQHQSLHGNSNMGGPGGPMHSRNSSQNPRMHTDSFGLGGPGGPGDVSEPALDKINQSPMGLERHEASPRADKPR
- the LOC113054699 gene encoding zinc finger MIZ domain-containing protein 2-like isoform X1; translation: MNPINSMKPALPPTPHSDASYPYDPVPWQQGPSQPAGSLSVVTTVWGVTNPSPSQVFGAPMGPGGNSAGGHMMPGNSPGMNSPQFMSQQGYPEPNKGFMQQSMYGRPSGGYATGPGYGGSYPNNGGGSLGMPPHGVRPPTDFTQAAAAAAVAAAAATATATATATVAAIQEKQNQELNYGPMGGASSYNTQFLSHSGPRGPPGMAPSGMVGSRPPSMGPMYPQQGQRLPQHHVYPGGQQGPPRHQQGLKRPYNSDGFPGQQYGPGMGAGGPYPGQPMQYHGPGPQRSAPSPSYPTHRMPLQQPNMGQYPAGPGNPNQYYKQADQFNGQGNSHNSLPSGVTGAGYSTFSQAAVNGPGRAMPGYPSSPLPGNPTPPMTPGSSMPPYMSPGQDVKSPFLHDIKPNINSLQPPTGNPSDDLRLTFPVRDGVVLEPFRLEHNLAVSNHVFQLRDSVYKTLMMRPDLELQFKCYHHEDRQMNTNWPASVQVSVNATPLTIERGDNKTSHKPLYLKHVCQPGRNTIQITVTACCCSHLFVLQLVHRPSVRSVLQGLMKKRLLPADHCVAKIKRNFSSGTIPGTPGLNGEDGVEQTAIKVSLKCPITFRRIQLPARGHDCRHIQCFDLESYLQLNCERGTWRCPVCNKTALLEGLEVDQYMLGILIYIQNSDYEEITIDPVCSWKPVPVKPDLHIKEDPDGPALKRCRTLSPSHIILPNVMEMIAALGPASSPYQSMPQGGSSSTPDYPSQGGSGYSNQPGFSDFPNAPGTPTLGEFASGPPPLSYQSDLPSGLLTPEKPVGHPMSGQMPHSGRMEPSHNPLQQQQQQQQHQSLHGNSNMGGPGGPMHSRNSSQNPRMHTDSFGLGGPGGPGDVSEPALDLLPELTNPDELLSYLGPPDLPNNSNDDLLALFESN